One genomic region from Leptospira montravelensis encodes:
- a CDS encoding glycosyl transferase, giving the protein MISSLLENDKNAHIYVLCMDENVKVAIEKMFTERVTAIALAVLENQTLLDIKPSRTLGEYCWTLTPWIIKYCIENYQLTSCTYVDADLFFFSNPELLFPKDVDKSVFLTPHNYHPKYDQSSTSGIFCVQFIKFKKDEKGLRALNWWADRCIEWCYNRIEDGKFGDQKYLDDWPSRFDGVYVQENLKATLAPWNSEKYEVSPADNGIVVSDIENQKKTKLIFYHFHEIKLSNGFLTYSSDYTIQSGLIDVVFEIYFKQLRYSADLLYKLNIYKLEKLPSLAVLFYNALLVEKEEKKRIISEYSIKARFRKLFRF; this is encoded by the coding sequence ATGATTTCTTCATTATTGGAGAACGACAAGAATGCTCATATATATGTTCTTTGTATGGATGAAAACGTAAAAGTTGCTATTGAGAAAATGTTTACTGAAAGAGTTACCGCAATTGCTTTGGCTGTTCTTGAAAATCAAACATTGCTTGATATTAAACCGAGTAGAACATTGGGCGAATATTGTTGGACTTTGACACCTTGGATTATCAAATACTGTATTGAAAATTACCAACTTACAAGTTGTACTTATGTTGATGCTGATTTATTCTTTTTTTCAAATCCAGAATTGTTATTTCCGAAAGATGTGGATAAATCTGTTTTTTTAACTCCTCATAACTACCATCCCAAATATGATCAATCGAGCACTTCTGGCATTTTTTGTGTACAGTTTATAAAATTTAAAAAGGATGAAAAAGGACTACGTGCTCTAAATTGGTGGGCTGACCGATGTATCGAATGGTGCTATAATCGCATTGAAGATGGAAAATTCGGCGATCAAAAATATTTAGATGATTGGCCGTCAAGGTTTGATGGTGTGTATGTTCAGGAAAATTTAAAAGCAACGTTAGCTCCTTGGAATTCAGAAAAGTATGAAGTTTCTCCTGCTGATAATGGAATAGTTGTGAGTGATATTGAAAATCAAAAGAAGACAAAGTTAATTTTTTACCATTTTCATGAAATTAAATTATCAAATGGATTTTTAACTTATTCCTCTGATTATACGATTCAATCTGGATTAATTGATGTTGTATTCGAAATCTATTTTAAGCAATTAAGATACTCTGCAGACTTACTGTATAAATTAAATATTTATAAATTAGAGAAATTACCTTCCTTAGCGGTTCTTTTCTATAATGCCTTGTTAGTGGAAAAGGAAGAAAAAAAACGAATTATTTCAGAATATTCAATTAAAGCAAGATTTAGGAAGTTATTTAGATTTTGA
- a CDS encoding DegT/DnrJ/EryC1/StrS family aminotransferase, with translation MIDYENLKKLNAPFEEEFQKEFIEFLNSGWYILGDRTKLFEQEFARYLDVPFCIGVGNGLDAMIIALNSLELPSGSEVLVPSNTYIASILAILKAGYKPVLVEPDIATYNIDPLRIEEFITEKTKAILVVHLYGKSCQMDSISEIASKNNLYIIEDCAQSHGSEFKGKKTGTFGVGCFSFYPTKNLGALGDGGAIVTQDESLSLKFKTIRNYGSQRKYENELIGVNSRLDEIQSCFLRVKLKYLNLINNHKRKLANIYLNQLTSDVIKPVTHKDYFDVFHIFNIRTKKRDELKEFLLKNDIKTEIHYPIPPHKQKAMIGVLEGSYPIAEEIHQTTLSLPISYFHTESDVLKVCETINSFFQ, from the coding sequence ATGATAGATTATGAAAATTTGAAGAAATTAAATGCGCCGTTTGAAGAAGAATTTCAAAAGGAATTTATCGAATTTTTAAATTCAGGCTGGTACATTTTAGGTGATAGAACAAAACTTTTTGAGCAAGAATTTGCAAGATATTTGGATGTTCCTTTTTGTATTGGGGTAGGTAACGGACTTGATGCAATGATCATTGCATTAAATTCACTTGAGTTGCCAAGTGGTTCAGAGGTGCTTGTCCCATCTAATACGTACATTGCATCTATTCTGGCTATTTTAAAAGCAGGTTATAAACCTGTTTTAGTTGAGCCGGATATTGCAACATATAATATTGATCCTCTTCGGATAGAGGAGTTCATCACAGAAAAGACAAAAGCCATTCTAGTCGTACATTTGTATGGAAAATCATGTCAGATGGATAGTATTTCTGAAATAGCTTCAAAAAATAATTTGTATATTATTGAAGACTGTGCGCAGTCTCATGGTTCTGAATTTAAAGGAAAAAAAACTGGAACTTTTGGCGTTGGTTGTTTTAGTTTTTATCCTACGAAGAACCTGGGAGCATTAGGCGATGGTGGCGCAATAGTAACGCAGGATGAATCATTATCATTAAAATTTAAAACAATTCGTAATTATGGATCGCAGCGTAAGTATGAAAATGAATTGATCGGAGTAAATTCTCGATTAGATGAAATTCAATCTTGTTTTTTACGTGTAAAATTAAAATATTTAAATTTAATTAATAACCATAAACGAAAATTGGCCAATATATACTTGAATCAGTTGACTTCTGATGTCATTAAACCCGTGACACACAAAGATTATTTCGATGTATTTCATATTTTCAATATCAGAACAAAGAAAAGAGATGAATTGAAAGAATTTCTATTAAAGAATGATATTAAAACAGAAATCCATTACCCAATCCCTCCCCATAAACAAAAAGCAATGATAGGCGTTTTAGAAGGAAGTTACCCCATTGCTGAAGAAATTCACCAAACAACCCTTAGTCTGCCAATTTCGTATTTTCATACTGAGTCTGATGTATTAAAAGTTTGTGAAACTATAAATTCATTTTTCCAATGA
- a CDS encoding sugar 3,4-ketoisomerase: protein MQLYVKNSSIITLPKIKDNRDGNLIIANSLKEIPFEIKRVYYINQLENSVSVRGKHAHKECEQVIFCINGSFLLGLDDGKTQQKILMNQDNVGVLLGKMLWHTMEDFSPGCVLLVLASDYYDESDYIRDYNEFIKVYSKK, encoded by the coding sequence ATTCAACTTTATGTAAAAAATTCTAGTATAATTACTTTGCCGAAAATTAAAGATAATAGGGATGGTAATTTAATCATCGCTAATTCCTTAAAGGAAATTCCCTTTGAAATCAAAAGAGTTTACTACATCAACCAATTAGAGAATTCGGTAAGTGTAAGAGGAAAACATGCTCACAAAGAATGCGAGCAGGTAATCTTTTGTATCAATGGAAGTTTTTTACTAGGTCTGGATGATGGTAAAACCCAACAAAAAATACTGATGAACCAAGATAATGTTGGGGTATTGTTAGGAAAGATGCTTTGGCATACAATGGAGGATTTTTCACCAGGATGTGTTTTGTTAGTTTTAGCCTCAGACTATTATGATGAATCCGATTACATTCGTGATTATAACGAATTTATTAAAGTATACAGCAAAAAATGA
- a CDS encoding methyltransferase, TIGR04325 family encodes MLRLFFTRILNIVKLLLNDKSIFWFQGQYESWDDAVANSSGYSDATIFEKVKESALKVKKGEALFERDSCCFDLDEFSFPLSTYLLYLASRFQSSLSIIDVGGSLGSTYFQHKRLFQYLTDLKWHIIEQKHYVEFGKIELENKVLKFSENLSDSLKNTKFNAVLFSASLQYLEHWKTFINNVVNAEAEFIILDRIPILQSNHKSFVTIQHVPAYIYDASYPCHLFSQKDLDESLLNKYEIVFELPGMDHLRLKGVPLEYKSILFRRKF; translated from the coding sequence ATGTTAAGATTATTTTTTACAAGAATCCTTAACATAGTTAAGTTATTATTAAATGATAAATCAATCTTTTGGTTTCAAGGTCAATATGAATCTTGGGATGACGCAGTCGCGAATTCTTCTGGATATTCTGATGCAACGATATTTGAAAAAGTAAAGGAATCTGCTCTTAAAGTAAAAAAAGGTGAAGCTCTCTTTGAAAGAGATTCTTGTTGTTTTGATTTAGATGAATTTTCATTTCCTCTATCTACCTATTTGTTGTATTTAGCTTCTAGGTTCCAGAGCAGTCTTTCGATAATTGACGTAGGTGGATCATTAGGTAGTACATATTTCCAACATAAGAGGCTCTTTCAATATTTGACTGACTTAAAATGGCATATTATAGAGCAGAAACATTATGTTGAATTCGGTAAAATAGAATTAGAAAATAAGGTTTTAAAATTTTCTGAAAATTTATCTGATAGTTTGAAAAATACAAAGTTCAATGCAGTTCTTTTTTCTGCTTCGCTTCAGTATCTTGAGCATTGGAAAACATTTATCAATAACGTAGTAAATGCAGAGGCTGAATTTATTATTCTCGATAGAATCCCTATTTTGCAGTCCAATCATAAAAGTTTTGTTACGATCCAACACGTTCCTGCTTATATCTATGATGCAAGTTATCCTTGTCATTTATTTAGCCAAAAAGATTTGGATGAAAGTTTATTAAACAAATATGAAATAGTTTTTGAACTACCTGGGATGGATCACCTTCGTTTAAAAGGTGTGCCCTTGGAGTATAAATCGATTCTATTTAGGAGAAAGTTCTGA
- a CDS encoding glycosyltransferase family 39 protein, with product MRFNFAPLLEVLIFFALIWTYILQENSFFLSDNAYLKAIYFFVVLSIIFWYIGNKRNSFQYFIELGTISKIFILFLILFIVNIPHFRQDLVSDQFHHAYMAILPWVIYAKKICVLEIGCTEKPFDQVLIHEMLKSFVFLLLVILIVLKSLKKNSLIVIVLFCILFFLPINEYRINDIHPPFRLFPLALSASVMGLSNFSFRIPGFVALFLFTLIIFPILRFHFKKNIAVLLVGCVATIPILVHVAYIVEPSIWTAISWSGILLFLFYGKKDNRSFFLSFLFISFASLMRASAFLGFFPLVMHWFFNRRLDRIFSKNEINKTILVFSPSLIALPYVFSSILQGSPATGTGLSIIESLRMSFSDFASMKFAYQSIFIPWIFLFPFAFCIRVKKFSLYSFLVILFFTLAYIMFYSIKPGLWGLGRYQAEFIMPFCILGLVNLGMFLYKFNQFILKLVFLCLFFYGIFISVNFHFYSQFLDESIFSGIKTGKIRGASEIVYDTTKPLERIKTLGLTKNSYLDGIIYGEMPFILAGFTLNEITSISRFGYPWGGMESADINKNKEILAVIISDWTPSLEKVNHLLSLGWKVDSTYENELYRSKTYLLLR from the coding sequence ATGAGATTTAATTTTGCTCCTTTACTTGAGGTCCTAATATTCTTTGCCTTGATATGGACTTATATACTCCAAGAAAATTCTTTTTTTCTATCGGATAATGCATATTTAAAAGCCATTTATTTTTTTGTCGTGTTAAGCATTATTTTTTGGTATATTGGGAATAAGAGAAACTCTTTTCAATATTTTATTGAGTTAGGAACAATATCCAAAATATTTATTTTGTTTTTGATTCTTTTTATTGTTAACATACCACATTTCCGCCAAGATTTAGTTAGTGATCAATTTCACCATGCATATATGGCAATTTTACCTTGGGTAATATATGCAAAGAAAATTTGTGTTTTAGAAATTGGGTGCACCGAAAAGCCATTTGATCAGGTATTAATTCATGAAATGTTAAAAAGTTTTGTTTTTTTATTACTAGTAATTTTAATTGTTTTGAAATCACTAAAAAAAAATAGCCTGATTGTCATTGTCTTATTCTGTATTCTGTTTTTTTTACCGATCAATGAATATCGTATAAATGATATTCATCCTCCATTCCGTTTATTTCCATTAGCTTTATCTGCAAGTGTTATGGGTTTATCAAATTTCTCATTTAGAATTCCTGGATTTGTTGCATTATTTCTTTTCACTTTGATTATTTTTCCAATTCTAAGATTTCATTTTAAAAAGAATATTGCAGTGTTGTTAGTTGGTTGTGTTGCTACTATACCTATTTTAGTTCATGTTGCCTATATAGTGGAGCCATCTATTTGGACAGCTATTTCCTGGTCAGGGATTTTGTTATTTTTGTTTTATGGGAAAAAAGATAATAGATCATTTTTCCTTTCTTTTCTCTTTATATCCTTTGCTTCTTTGATGAGAGCTTCTGCTTTTTTGGGATTTTTTCCTTTAGTTATGCATTGGTTCTTTAATAGAAGACTAGATCGAATTTTTTCGAAAAATGAAATCAATAAAACAATTCTTGTATTTTCCCCAAGTTTAATTGCTTTGCCTTATGTTTTTAGTTCTATACTTCAAGGTTCACCCGCGACTGGTACAGGCCTTTCTATAATAGAGTCATTGCGAATGTCTTTTTCTGATTTTGCATCGATGAAGTTTGCTTACCAATCCATATTCATACCTTGGATATTTTTATTTCCATTTGCCTTTTGTATTCGTGTTAAAAAGTTCAGCCTATACTCATTTTTGGTAATTTTATTTTTCACTCTAGCTTATATTATGTTTTATTCCATCAAGCCTGGTTTATGGGGTCTTGGTAGGTACCAAGCTGAATTTATAATGCCATTTTGTATTTTGGGTTTAGTTAATTTAGGAATGTTCTTATATAAATTTAACCAGTTCATTTTAAAATTAGTTTTTCTTTGTTTATTTTTTTATGGAATATTCATTTCAGTAAATTTTCATTTCTATAGTCAGTTCCTTGATGAGTCAATATTCAGCGGGATTAAAACTGGAAAGATTCGGGGGGCGTCTGAAATAGTTTACGATACGACAAAACCTCTTGAGCGAATAAAAACGTTAGGTTTAACCAAAAATTCTTACCTAGATGGGATAATATATGGAGAAATGCCTTTTATATTAGCCGGTTTTACATTAAATGAAATTACATCAATTTCACGATTTGGATATCCTTGGGGTGGGATGGAAAGTGCGGATATAAATAAAAATAAAGAAATTCTAGCTGTGATTATTTCTGATTGGACTCCCTCTTTAGAAAAGGTAAATCATCTTTTGAGTTTAGGTTGGAAAGTTGATTCTACCTATGAAAACGAACTTTATAGATCGAAAACATATTTATTATTAAGATGA
- a CDS encoding flippase: MKVIVYNFLWMFGDRIFKMLLALFVGVWIVRYFGPAYYGKFNYVTAWLSIFSILIPLGTESILVSEFVKYESERDSLLASGFLMYLISSIFFSLLALVFIYFARSDDYESLSICLVLLIPNFLRSFTIPKYYFESVLKVKKIVIIENSYLILFSVIKILFLYFKVKPIIFIWMFALEGIFISLTIFIYYNLSHSLFRIAGYSILRIKDLIRKSFPLLLANLSVIAYMKMDQIMVGNLVGDRNLGIYSVAVRISEMWYFIPMAIASSFYPMLIKTFADNSVKYYKILQTLHCYLFLLSLCLAIFIHFFGTTIVHILYGEQFRMSAEILKVHIWTGVFVFLGVAGSNDLIIRELQKHSLYKSLFGLTINLILNWLLIPGYGIFGAAIATLISQVASSTLYYLIPSDTRVLFNIQFNCLKIWKYPAMLRVS; this comes from the coding sequence ATGAAGGTAATTGTTTATAATTTCCTTTGGATGTTCGGCGATCGAATATTCAAAATGTTACTGGCGTTATTCGTAGGAGTTTGGATTGTCAGATACTTTGGTCCTGCCTATTACGGAAAGTTTAATTATGTAACTGCTTGGTTATCAATTTTTTCGATATTGATTCCACTTGGAACGGAAAGTATTCTTGTAAGTGAATTCGTAAAATACGAATCAGAACGAGACAGTCTCCTTGCATCTGGATTTTTGATGTATTTAATATCTAGTATTTTCTTTTCGCTTTTAGCATTAGTATTTATCTATTTTGCGCGTAGCGACGATTATGAATCTTTAAGTATTTGTTTGGTACTGTTGATACCAAATTTTTTGAGAAGTTTTACGATTCCGAAATATTATTTTGAATCTGTATTGAAGGTAAAGAAAATTGTTATTATAGAGAATTCCTATTTAATCCTCTTTTCAGTTATTAAAATTCTTTTTTTGTATTTTAAGGTAAAACCAATAATATTTATTTGGATGTTCGCTCTTGAAGGGATTTTTATTTCTTTAACTATCTTTATTTATTACAATCTTAGTCATTCTTTGTTTCGAATTGCTGGATATTCTATTTTAAGAATCAAAGATTTGATCAGAAAATCCTTTCCTTTGTTACTTGCGAATTTGTCCGTTATTGCTTATATGAAGATGGATCAAATTATGGTGGGGAATTTAGTTGGAGATAGAAATTTAGGAATTTACAGTGTAGCTGTACGTATCAGTGAAATGTGGTATTTTATTCCAATGGCAATTGCCTCTTCATTTTATCCAATGCTTATCAAAACTTTTGCTGATAATTCAGTAAAATATTATAAGATTTTACAAACATTACATTGTTATTTGTTTTTGCTATCGTTGTGTTTGGCAATTTTTATTCATTTTTTTGGAACTACGATCGTACATATACTTTACGGCGAACAGTTCCGAATGTCCGCTGAAATTCTCAAAGTGCATATATGGACTGGTGTTTTTGTATTTTTGGGAGTTGCTGGTAGTAATGATTTAATTATAAGGGAACTACAAAAACATTCTCTATACAAAAGTCTATTTGGACTAACAATTAATTTAATTTTAAACTGGTTGTTAATTCCTGGATATGGAATTTTTGGCGCTGCTATCGCTACATTAATTTCTCAGGTAGCTTCTAGTACTTTGTATTATTTGATACCGTCAGATACCAGAGTTTTATTTAATATCCAATTCAATTGTTTGAAAATTTGGAAGTATCCGGCTATGTTGCGAGTGTCATGA
- a CDS encoding glycosyltransferase family 2 protein: MLAPIILFVYNRPIHTQKVIEALASNPESKSSKLFIFSDGPRRNVDIEKVNEVRAICRKVEGFESFELECSESNSGLSASIIRGVSKIIAKYGSAIILEDDLLVNVNFLEYMNHSLQKYQNESNVASIHAYQYPINNKNLPDTFFIKGADCWGWATWERAWNLFQEDGCLLRDQLVERKLVREFDFNHSYPYFQMLEDQIAGKNNSWAIRWYASAFLADKYTLYPKISLVKNIGLDGTGTHSGFSDYLTGNLNDFKPKQYPTEIHEDPAARKEMENFFRRGKGFNRIKSIILKCLRLFF; the protein is encoded by the coding sequence GTGTTAGCACCAATTATTTTATTCGTTTATAATCGGCCAATACATACGCAGAAAGTGATAGAAGCACTTGCATCGAATCCTGAATCAAAAAGTTCAAAGCTCTTTATTTTTTCAGACGGTCCTCGAAGAAATGTTGATATCGAAAAAGTCAATGAGGTTCGAGCTATTTGTAGAAAAGTTGAGGGATTTGAATCATTCGAGTTAGAATGTAGTGAAAGTAATTCCGGTCTTTCTGCTTCTATCATTCGTGGTGTTAGTAAAATAATAGCGAAATATGGTTCGGCGATTATTTTAGAAGATGATCTCTTAGTAAATGTTAATTTTTTAGAGTATATGAATCACTCTTTACAGAAATATCAAAATGAAAGTAATGTAGCTAGTATTCATGCTTATCAATATCCGATAAATAATAAGAACTTACCTGATACTTTCTTTATTAAAGGAGCAGATTGTTGGGGATGGGCAACTTGGGAACGGGCATGGAATTTGTTCCAAGAAGATGGTTGTTTGCTCAGAGATCAGCTGGTAGAAAGAAAATTAGTTCGCGAATTTGATTTTAATCATTCTTATCCATACTTCCAAATGTTAGAGGACCAGATAGCTGGAAAGAATAATAGTTGGGCTATTCGTTGGTATGCATCTGCTTTTTTAGCTGACAAATACACATTGTATCCGAAAATTTCATTGGTGAAAAATATTGGTTTAGATGGAACTGGAACACATTCAGGGTTTTCTGATTATCTAACGGGGAACCTAAATGATTTTAAACCAAAACAGTATCCCACAGAAATTCATGAAGATCCTGCTGCAAGAAAGGAAATGGAAAATTTCTTTAGGAGAGGTAAAGGATTCAATCGAATTAAATCGATAATTTTAAAGTGTTTAAGGTTATTTTTTTAG
- a CDS encoding glycosyltransferase family 2 protein codes for MPQPYFSVITINKNNLIGLIKTFESVQKQTCRDFEFIVIDGISNDGSVEFLREKEVYISKLKIETDKGIYDAQNKGILLSEGEFLIFLNSGDVFSTENVLENVKTLNSHADLIYGDVTVLNQNHSTLIQYPNDINLKFWIDNVICHQAVFFRRTLFQILGLYDLNYKFCSDQKFLITVWVNEKLKKDYFSASIADYDETGVSSNIKNRRKIIFELFKIRFLLLPWELKVMLLFLSAKLKVKQIVRNIFFKL; via the coding sequence ATGCCTCAACCATATTTTTCTGTAATAACTATCAATAAGAATAATCTAATTGGATTAATAAAGACTTTTGAATCAGTTCAAAAGCAGACTTGTCGAGATTTCGAATTTATAGTAATCGATGGAATTTCTAACGATGGTAGTGTCGAATTTCTTCGAGAGAAAGAAGTTTATATCTCAAAATTAAAGATTGAAACTGATAAAGGAATTTATGATGCACAAAATAAAGGGATTCTATTAAGTGAAGGTGAATTTCTTATTTTTTTAAATTCTGGCGATGTCTTTTCAACAGAAAATGTTTTAGAGAATGTTAAAACACTTAACTCACATGCTGATCTTATTTATGGTGATGTTACAGTTTTGAATCAAAATCACTCAACATTGATTCAATATCCAAACGATATTAATCTTAAATTTTGGATAGATAATGTTATATGCCACCAAGCTGTATTCTTTAGAAGAACTTTGTTCCAAATTTTAGGTCTATACGATTTGAATTATAAATTTTGTAGTGATCAAAAATTTCTGATAACAGTATGGGTAAACGAAAAGCTAAAAAAAGATTATTTTTCAGCCTCGATTGCGGATTATGATGAAACTGGTGTGTCTTCAAATATAAAAAACAGAAGGAAGATTATTTTCGAACTTTTTAAGATACGTTTTTTACTTCTGCCTTGGGAGTTAAAGGTTATGTTATTGTTTTTGTCTGCTAAGTTAAAAGTGAAGCAGATAGTTAGGAACATATTTTTTAAATTATAA
- a CDS encoding glycosyltransferase family 2 protein has protein sequence MLAIDSDPSVGVVIVCFNPDLNEVENLLIKISNKNVFPVLVDNFSSNTDRVMLEKLAKKYSAKIIFLPENYGIAKAQNLGIIECKKENFDFILFFDQDSDPDKSLILKLIEAYKKLSQDVKVKIGILGSRYNDPRQNNPPPFLRFVGLRMIRCNCKYEDSLVPVDYVIASGSMVSMPALNEIGDMREDLFIDYVDIEWGLRAKNKGFQNYGVCNALMNHSLGDKPRKFLNKNIPIHSPLRHYYHFRNAILLYKVDWIPLNWKLVDCYRLILKFVFYSIFTEKPLEHFKMMIRGIIHGIFGRSGKF, from the coding sequence TTGTTAGCAATAGATTCAGATCCTAGTGTAGGTGTAGTTATTGTCTGTTTTAATCCAGATTTAAATGAAGTTGAGAATTTATTAATAAAAATTTCAAATAAAAATGTTTTTCCTGTTTTAGTAGATAACTTCTCTTCAAACACGGATAGAGTTATGTTAGAGAAACTGGCAAAAAAATATTCTGCCAAGATTATTTTTTTACCTGAAAATTATGGAATAGCAAAAGCACAGAATTTAGGTATTATTGAATGCAAAAAAGAAAATTTTGATTTTATTCTCTTTTTTGATCAAGATAGTGATCCAGATAAAAGTTTAATTTTAAAATTAATCGAAGCCTATAAAAAATTATCACAAGATGTAAAGGTTAAGATTGGAATATTAGGTTCTAGGTATAATGATCCGAGACAAAATAACCCGCCACCATTTCTTAGGTTTGTTGGATTGCGAATGATAAGGTGTAATTGTAAATATGAGGACTCTTTAGTGCCCGTAGATTATGTGATTGCATCTGGTTCAATGGTTTCTATGCCGGCTTTAAACGAGATTGGGGATATGAGGGAAGATCTTTTCATAGATTATGTTGATATTGAATGGGGTTTGAGAGCAAAAAATAAAGGATTTCAAAATTATGGCGTATGTAATGCCCTCATGAATCATTCGTTAGGCGACAAACCACGAAAATTTTTAAATAAAAATATTCCTATCCATTCACCTCTACGCCATTATTACCATTTTAGAAATGCGATTCTTTTGTACAAAGTAGACTGGATTCCTCTAAATTGGAAACTCGTAGATTGTTATAGATTGATTTTAAAGTTTGTTTTTTATTCCATATTTACTGAAAAACCTTTGGAACATTTCAAAATGATGATTAGAGGGATAATTCATGGAATTTTTGGACGATCCGGTAAATTTTAA
- a CDS encoding LIC_10190 family membrane protein translates to MKVASIILLVLLSILNVLPHLSQDLSPYDTGLYHQHIVEIIKQEGLIIGSANLHDRIGFNNSNFYLVAVLEKLIPFVPGHYLLNPLIYFGTIAYLISLIFYLPRHKIAYKIIALGVIVSISLHPLFIVSISPDTIAYCLSIVFVFKILLKAPGSSLFSEFLLFALLVTIKFSSIFLAFMFVPFFLGRNRRLYFNKFYEYILICLVVIAPWILSNYLISGYIVYPVLQFDFLSPEWKLPLSLAQSHMETIKSWALSQGLGNSNYNNVWQYCLTWYETYSVNNIHASFYLIDLYKITFPILIFYLLGLLKSAERNLRLYEFVLALFLINITWFFSAPDPRFSYATLMIFPFMVFSFSFLNFFKRKSAALNKIIIFLSILFSIVRIFHIDFQFIDKIKIPKIQTEGNWVPTKYGFVTFEPKAEQCWDVSIFCNPYKNRNLKLIDGDWKVIIEK, encoded by the coding sequence TTGAAAGTAGCTTCTATTATTTTATTAGTTCTATTATCGATCTTGAATGTTCTACCTCATCTTTCACAGGATTTATCACCATATGATACTGGTCTTTATCATCAACATATTGTGGAAATCATAAAACAAGAAGGGTTAATTATTGGTTCGGCGAATCTTCATGATCGAATTGGATTTAATAATTCAAATTTTTATCTAGTTGCAGTTTTAGAAAAGCTGATTCCTTTTGTGCCTGGTCATTATCTTCTAAACCCACTTATATATTTCGGAACTATCGCCTATCTGATTAGTTTAATCTTTTACCTTCCGCGTCATAAAATTGCATATAAAATAATTGCTTTAGGAGTCATTGTTTCGATAAGTTTACATCCGCTATTCATAGTGAGTATATCGCCCGACACAATAGCCTATTGTTTATCGATTGTGTTTGTTTTTAAGATTCTTCTAAAAGCTCCTGGAAGTTCGCTTTTTTCAGAGTTTCTTTTATTTGCCTTACTAGTAACCATAAAATTTTCATCTATATTTTTAGCATTTATGTTTGTTCCTTTTTTTTTAGGAAGAAACAGAAGGTTATATTTTAATAAATTTTACGAATATATACTTATCTGTCTGGTTGTTATTGCTCCTTGGATACTTTCGAATTATTTAATTTCAGGATATATTGTATATCCCGTTCTCCAGTTCGATTTTTTAAGTCCAGAGTGGAAGTTGCCTCTTTCTCTTGCTCAGTCTCATATGGAGACTATTAAATCTTGGGCTTTGTCGCAGGGTTTAGGTAATTCAAATTATAATAATGTATGGCAGTATTGTTTAACCTGGTATGAAACATATAGTGTCAATAATATTCATGCATCGTTTTATTTAATTGATTTATATAAAATTACATTCCCGATTTTAATCTTTTATCTTCTAGGCCTTTTGAAGAGTGCTGAAAGAAACCTTAGGTTGTATGAATTTGTTTTGGCTCTCTTTTTAATCAATATTACTTGGTTTTTTTCTGCACCGGATCCACGTTTTTCTTATGCAACTTTAATGATTTTCCCTTTTATGGTTTTTTCTTTTTCTTTTCTTAATTTTTTTAAAAGAAAATCAGCAGCCTTAAATAAAATAATCATTTTTCTTTCGATTCTGTTTTCCATTGTTAGAATTTTTCATATTGATTTTCAATTTATTGATAAAATAAAAATTCCTAAAATTCAAACGGAAGGAAATTGGGTTCCAACTAAGTATGGGTTTGTGACTTTTGAACCAAAGGCTGAGCAGTGTTGGGATGTTTCTATCTTTTGTAATCCTTATAAGAATCGAAATTTAAAATTGATCGATGGTGATTGGAAAGTGATTATTGAGAAATAA